A section of the Persephonella sp. genome encodes:
- a CDS encoding aspartate-semialdehyde dehydrogenase: MKNYNIAILGATGAVGQTMLRVLEERNFPVDEIRLLASERSAGKELEYMGLKYKVEAVTPEAFEGIDIALFSAGGSRSKQWAPIAVEKGAVVIDNSSAFRMDDDVPLVVPEVNPEDVKWHKGIIANPNCSTIQMVVALNPIHKAKKIKRVIVATYQAVSGAGATAIKDLEEETRAYFEGKFYYPEALPNHIAFNVIPHIDVFLDNDYTKEEMKMFNETRKIMHAPDIKVSATCARVPVFYGHSEAVTIETEEPITPEEARELLKNAPGIIVEDDPKNNMYPMPIEVAGKDEVFVGRIRKDLAFDNGLSMWVVADNLRKGAATNAVQIAELLVEYGLV; this comes from the coding sequence ATGAAAAATTATAACATTGCTATACTTGGAGCGACAGGTGCAGTCGGACAAACAATGCTCAGAGTATTAGAAGAAAGGAATTTTCCGGTAGATGAAATTAGACTTCTGGCATCAGAAAGGTCAGCAGGTAAAGAACTGGAATATATGGGTCTTAAATATAAAGTTGAGGCTGTTACACCTGAAGCATTTGAAGGAATAGATATAGCCCTTTTTTCTGCAGGTGGTTCAAGAAGTAAACAATGGGCTCCAATTGCTGTAGAAAAGGGTGCAGTTGTTATAGATAACAGCTCAGCTTTTAGAATGGACGATGATGTTCCGCTGGTGGTTCCTGAGGTAAACCCTGAAGATGTCAAATGGCATAAAGGAATAATCGCAAATCCTAACTGCTCAACAATACAGATGGTTGTAGCCCTTAACCCGATACACAAAGCTAAAAAAATAAAAAGGGTTATAGTTGCTACATATCAGGCTGTATCAGGTGCAGGAGCTACAGCAATAAAGGATTTAGAAGAAGAAACAAGGGCTTACTTTGAAGGTAAGTTTTATTACCCTGAGGCTCTACCAAATCATATAGCCTTTAATGTTATTCCACATATAGATGTATTTTTAGATAATGACTACACCAAAGAAGAAATGAAAATGTTCAATGAAACCAGAAAAATAATGCATGCTCCAGATATAAAAGTTTCGGCAACCTGTGCCAGAGTTCCTGTTTTTTATGGTCATAGCGAGGCTGTAACAATAGAAACAGAAGAACCTATAACTCCTGAAGAAGCAAGGGAACTACTTAAAAATGCACCGGGAATAATAGTTGAAGATGACCCTAAAAACAATATGTATCCAATGCCAATAGAAGTGGCAGGTAAAGACGAGGTTTTTGTCGGTAGAATTAGAAAAGACCTTGCATTTGATAACGGTCTTTCAATGTGGGTAGTTGCTGATAACCTTAGGAAAGGGGCTGCCACGAACGCAGTTCAGATTGCTGAATTACTCGTTGAATATGGATTAGTATAA
- a CDS encoding bifunctional nuclease family protein codes for MIQVRVRNIGLDALTGAPIVMLENIENTDEIYPIWIGVSEAEGIIIKQSGVETPRPLTYDLMKNIIETLGGQVKYVAVIDKKDNAYIAEIVIDKDGEELHIDARPSDAINIALRFDAPIYLEENVVQKVSLKEIQEAIQKAEAKEKAETEKEVQEVKETTTEVVEKPEVDEELEQFRKMLEHIKPEDFAIKPEDKKDKN; via the coding sequence ATGATACAGGTAAGAGTTAGAAATATAGGATTAGATGCTCTAACAGGTGCTCCTATAGTAATGCTTGAAAATATAGAAAATACAGATGAAATATATCCTATCTGGATTGGCGTATCTGAGGCTGAAGGAATTATTATCAAACAAAGTGGTGTTGAAACTCCAAGACCATTAACTTATGACCTGATGAAAAATATAATTGAAACATTAGGTGGCCAGGTTAAGTATGTGGCTGTGATAGATAAAAAAGATAATGCATATATTGCTGAGATTGTTATCGATAAAGATGGAGAAGAACTACATATTGATGCAAGACCAAGTGATGCGATTAATATCGCCCTTAGATTTGATGCACCTATATATCTGGAAGAAAATGTGGTTCAAAAGGTAAGCCTTAAAGAAATACAGGAGGCTATCCAAAAAGCTGAAGCAAAAGAAAAGGCTGAAACTGAAAAAGAAGTTCAGGAAGTCAAAGAAACTACAACAGAAGTTGTAGAAAAACCTGAAGTTGATGAAGAACTGGAACAGTTTAGAAAAATGTTAGAACATATCAAACCTGAGGATTTTGCAATTAAACCAGAAGACAAGAAGGATAAAAATTAA
- a CDS encoding DUF2203 domain-containing protein yields the protein MRYFTVKEANSILPQIKLLVDEIKEKRERLYKSIDNYEEELEGNNDELEIMFLKTEINEANEEINELIEIIESFGAVVKGIDPFLVDFPALHKGEEIYLCWQEGEDKIEYWHKVSEGFAGRKHVSLLQEQSEERNKTGI from the coding sequence ATGAGATACTTTACGGTTAAAGAAGCAAATAGCATTTTGCCTCAAATAAAACTGCTTGTAGATGAGATTAAAGAAAAGAGAGAAAGATTATACAAAAGTATAGATAACTATGAAGAGGAACTGGAAGGTAACAACGACGAACTGGAAATAATGTTTCTCAAAACAGAAATAAATGAAGCCAATGAAGAGATTAACGAACTTATTGAAATAATAGAAAGCTTTGGGGCCGTTGTTAAAGGAATAGACCCATTTTTAGTAGATTTTCCTGCTTTACACAAAGGAGAAGAAATTTATCTCTGCTGGCAGGAAGGGGAAGATAAGATAGAATACTGGCATAAAGTATCAGAAGGTTTTGCCGGTAGAAAGCATGTTTCCCTGCTTCAGGAACAATCAGAAGAGAGAAACAAAACAGGAATTTAA
- a CDS encoding nucleotidyltransferase domain-containing protein, producing MKKILKKIREIEKDNDITVLYACESGSRAWGFESPDSDYDIRFIYVNKLDYYLSILPQRDTIEITEDPLDFAGWDLKKALFLLRKSNPSIIEWLNSPIIYKKDEEFFQKIKDLANLSFNPKAIMYHYLSMAKTNYRTYLKTDQVRIKKYFYVIRPIFSLIWIEENKTVPPIRFEELFNHVKIEENIKNAIKDLLVIKKQKRELDLHPKVEELNQFIEEKIEYYEKFLKNFEFKKSLPEIDRFNQLLKETIFKYDKNACNFA from the coding sequence ATGAAAAAAATACTAAAAAAAATAAGAGAAATAGAAAAAGATAACGATATTACAGTGCTTTATGCCTGCGAATCTGGGAGTAGGGCTTGGGGGTTTGAATCTCCTGACAGCGATTATGATATTAGGTTTATTTATGTAAATAAGCTTGACTACTACTTATCAATATTACCTCAAAGGGACACAATAGAAATCACAGAAGACCCTTTAGATTTTGCAGGCTGGGATTTAAAAAAGGCATTATTTTTACTTAGAAAATCAAATCCATCTATTATTGAGTGGTTAAATTCTCCGATAATCTATAAAAAAGATGAAGAGTTTTTTCAAAAAATAAAAGACCTTGCAAACCTTTCATTCAATCCTAAAGCGATAATGTATCACTATCTCAGTATGGCAAAAACCAATTACAGAACTTATTTAAAAACAGACCAAGTTAGAATTAAAAAATATTTTTATGTGATCCGTCCAATATTTTCGCTAATATGGATAGAAGAAAATAAAACAGTTCCACCGATAAGATTTGAAGAGCTTTTTAATCATGTCAAAATTGAAGAAAACATTAAAAATGCCATAAAGGATTTATTAGTTATCAAAAAGCAAAAGAGGGAACTGGATTTACATCCTAAAGTTGAGGAACTAAACCAATTTATTGAGGAAAAAATAGAATATTATGAAAAATTTCTGAAAAATTTTGAATTTAAGAAAAGTCTGCCAGAGATAGACAGATTTAATCAACTTTTAAAAGAAACGATATTTAAATACGACAAAAATGCTTGTAATTTTGCTTAA
- the surE gene encoding 5'/3'-nucleotidase SurE: MEKYKVLLVNDDGYHSKGLQAIREELLNNNFEVVTVTPDRNMSGTSHSLTFTRPLKIEKLEENFYYIVDGTPADCVHLGYYVVLEGKKPDILISGINTGPNLGNDIFYSGTVGAAREGTLLGIPSVAFSPASAKNPDFKTMAKLALKIVRQILKKGLPDKVFLNVSFPNLPEDKIKGFMLTRQGRGAYKEEIKKYISPSKEVYYWIGGEESLEEEGEKGTDYTAVREGFVSITPIKLDLTAYDGIEILEKTGFLSF, from the coding sequence TTGGAAAAATATAAAGTTTTATTGGTAAATGATGATGGCTACCATTCAAAAGGTTTACAGGCAATAAGAGAGGAACTTTTAAATAATAATTTTGAAGTTGTTACTGTTACACCTGATAGAAATATGTCAGGAACAAGCCACTCTTTAACATTTACAAGACCATTAAAAATTGAAAAATTAGAAGAAAATTTTTATTACATAGTTGATGGAACTCCTGCCGATTGCGTCCACCTTGGTTATTATGTTGTTCTGGAAGGTAAAAAACCGGATATTTTGATTTCTGGAATAAATACAGGTCCTAATCTTGGTAATGATATCTTTTATTCCGGGACAGTTGGAGCAGCAAGGGAAGGAACCCTTCTTGGTATTCCTTCGGTAGCTTTTTCTCCGGCTTCGGCAAAAAATCCGGATTTCAAAACAATGGCAAAACTGGCATTGAAAATAGTCAGACAGATATTGAAAAAAGGACTTCCTGATAAGGTTTTCTTAAATGTATCTTTTCCAAACTTACCTGAAGACAAGATAAAAGGATTCATGCTAACCCGTCAGGGTAGAGGAGCGTATAAAGAAGAAATTAAAAAGTATATATCCCCTTCTAAAGAGGTTTATTACTGGATTGGCGGAGAAGAAAGCCTTGAGGAAGAAGGAGAAAAGGGAACAGACTACACAGCTGTTAGAGAAGGTTTTGTTTCTATAACTCCTATAAAACTGGATTTAACTGCTTACGATGGGATAGAGATATTGGAAAAGACAGGATTTCTGTCTTTTTAG
- the bioB gene encoding biotin synthase BioB yields the protein MNNIENFINGLAERVLNGEKLTKEEGLKILNIPDEYLDLLIKEASKVRETVFQNEVEFCSLINAKNGACTEDCSFCAQSSKYPTPINAYPLVPKEELIEGAQKAVSIKANRYCIVTSGRRATKEEVEKIAEAVREIKENLPVKVCVSIGSVDEEDLRLLKEAGVERVNHNLETSEQFFPNIVTTHPWKERYETIKKIQKVGLSTCTGGIFGIGESDEDIVNLAMTYRELNVDSIPLNFLIPIPGTPLENNKQLTPEKCIKIIALFKFFNPQSEIRLCGGREQNLREYHDKAMEIANCLMAGGYLTRAGRAPGKDEKMIKRLNRKLITQGELFGKYKQKPVQAET from the coding sequence ATGAATAATATAGAAAATTTTATAAATGGTCTTGCAGAAAGAGTTCTAAACGGGGAAAAACTCACCAAAGAAGAAGGACTAAAAATATTAAATATTCCTGATGAATATTTAGACCTTTTAATAAAAGAAGCTTCAAAAGTAAGGGAAACTGTTTTCCAAAATGAAGTAGAATTCTGCTCCTTAATAAATGCAAAAAATGGTGCCTGCACAGAAGATTGTTCTTTTTGTGCCCAGTCTTCAAAATATCCTACTCCAATAAATGCCTATCCCCTCGTGCCTAAAGAAGAACTGATAGAAGGTGCACAGAAAGCTGTATCAATCAAAGCAAACAGATATTGCATAGTTACAAGCGGAAGAAGAGCAACAAAAGAAGAAGTTGAAAAAATAGCCGAAGCAGTTAGAGAGATAAAAGAAAATTTACCTGTTAAAGTATGTGTATCAATCGGAAGTGTTGATGAAGAAGACCTGAGGCTCCTAAAAGAAGCTGGGGTTGAAAGAGTTAATCATAATCTGGAAACCTCTGAACAATTTTTCCCAAATATTGTAACTACACATCCATGGAAAGAAAGATATGAAACTATCAAAAAAATCCAGAAAGTGGGGCTTTCAACCTGCACAGGTGGAATATTTGGAATAGGGGAAAGTGATGAGGATATAGTTAACCTTGCTATGACATATAGAGAACTTAATGTAGACTCAATTCCTCTGAACTTTCTGATCCCTATTCCCGGAACACCACTTGAGAACAATAAGCAACTAACCCCTGAAAAATGCATAAAAATAATAGCCCTTTTCAAATTCTTTAACCCTCAATCTGAAATAAGGCTGTGCGGTGGTAGAGAACAAAATCTTAGAGAATATCATGATAAAGCAATGGAAATTGCAAACTGCCTTATGGCAGGTGGCTATTTAACAAGGGCTGGAAGAGCTCCTGGCAAAGATGAAAAAATGATAAAAAGATTAAACAGAAAACTTATAACTCAGGGAGAACTTTTTGGGAAATATAAGCAAAAACCCGTTCAAGCGGAAACATAG
- a CDS encoding glycosyltransferase family 2 protein — MGGIIILILKGYILAVAGLCALYAIRHLIFAYDRLLGKQRIFYGDIIDDELPSISVLVPMHNEEKVAPNILKLLVEADYPKDRYEIIPINDHSEDKTKEIVDEFAQKYSFIHPLHRYTGKRGKPAGLNDALKIAKGEIVLIFDADYLPPKGIIKELAVNFKDPIVGAVMGRVIPINADKNLLTKLLDLERCGGYQVDQQARYNLNLIPQYGGTVGGFRKDIVLETGGFDENVLAEDTELTYRMYTSGYKVVYANRAECWEEAPEDWDVRARQVKRWSRGHNQVMFKYFFKVLKSKYLTFFQKFDGILLLMVYLIPALLLLGWLDLFILFFLGDINIIAPVFVMLVLLLFSGFGNFAPFYEIATGTMIDGLTKRVRLLPFLMFNFVFNGIYISLGFLQAFLDFIKRDREVHWDKTERFREEEVTS; from the coding sequence ATGGGTGGAATAATTATTTTGATACTTAAAGGTTATATACTTGCTGTAGCCGGTCTGTGTGCCTTATATGCTATAAGGCATCTTATATTTGCTTACGACAGACTTCTTGGAAAACAGAGAATATTTTACGGTGACATAATTGATGATGAACTGCCTTCTATTTCAGTTCTTGTTCCGATGCATAATGAAGAGAAAGTGGCACCTAATATACTGAAACTGCTGGTAGAGGCAGATTATCCTAAGGATAGATATGAAATAATTCCTATAAACGACCATTCCGAAGATAAAACAAAGGAAATAGTTGATGAGTTTGCACAGAAATATAGTTTTATTCATCCATTACATAGATATACAGGAAAAAGGGGTAAACCGGCTGGCTTGAATGATGCATTAAAAATTGCAAAGGGAGAAATTGTCCTCATATTTGATGCTGATTATTTGCCACCAAAAGGGATAATTAAAGAACTTGCAGTTAATTTTAAAGACCCAATTGTGGGAGCAGTTATGGGAAGAGTTATCCCTATTAATGCAGATAAAAATCTTCTTACAAAACTACTTGATTTAGAAAGATGTGGAGGATATCAGGTTGACCAGCAAGCAAGATATAATTTGAATTTGATACCCCAATATGGTGGAACAGTTGGAGGATTTAGAAAGGATATAGTATTAGAAACAGGCGGTTTTGATGAGAATGTTTTAGCAGAAGATACAGAGTTAACATACAGAATGTATACTTCAGGCTATAAAGTTGTTTATGCAAACAGAGCAGAATGCTGGGAAGAAGCTCCTGAAGACTGGGATGTCCGTGCAAGACAGGTCAAAAGATGGTCAAGGGGACATAATCAAGTAATGTTTAAATACTTTTTCAAAGTCCTTAAATCAAAATATCTCACATTTTTCCAAAAATTTGATGGAATTCTGCTTTTAATGGTTTATCTAATACCTGCATTATTACTACTTGGCTGGTTAGACCTGTTTATTCTATTTTTCTTAGGGGATATAAATATAATTGCTCCTGTATTTGTAATGCTTGTTCTCCTCCTTTTTTCTGGATTTGGAAACTTTGCTCCATTTTATGAAATAGCTACAGGAACTATGATTGATGGTCTTACTAAAAGGGTTAGATTATTACCATTTTTAATGTTTAATTTTGTTTTCAACGGAATTTATATCTCTCTGGGTTTCTTGCAGGCCTTTCTTGATTTCATAAAAAGAGATAGAGAGGTTCACTGGGATAAAACAGAGAGATTTAGAGAAGAAGAGGTAACAAGTTGA
- a CDS encoding YaiO family outer membrane beta-barrel protein produces the protein MKKIVFSTALLGIVTINSYALSPKSFEVQYNYERLDPYSDYGEWNSIDMMLYGKEGETWTPFVGGSVIDRKIEGSAALGVLGTYKDWTDWLYTYSSISFGTNSEYLPKYRLDHEFNFKLGPEQQYVLTAAGTYIKYWDVHKDIVLSLGGSIYYGKFIGTFRYFHNISKPGDVRSTSYLISLEYGAEKNQWTYLNVSWGKQAYLATNLSNPEEVRENSTIIGIGHRHWLNNTFGLIGELEYMRLEDSYNKYRISGGVFIDF, from the coding sequence ATGAAAAAAATAGTCTTTTCAACGGCTTTATTAGGTATTGTAACTATAAACTCTTATGCACTTTCTCCTAAAAGTTTTGAAGTTCAGTATAACTATGAAAGACTTGACCCGTATTCTGATTATGGTGAGTGGAACAGTATTGATATGATGCTTTACGGAAAGGAAGGTGAAACATGGACACCATTTGTAGGTGGAAGTGTCATAGACAGAAAAATAGAAGGAAGTGCAGCTTTAGGTGTTTTAGGTACCTATAAAGACTGGACGGATTGGCTCTATACATACTCTTCAATATCTTTTGGGACAAATTCTGAATATTTACCAAAATATAGACTTGACCATGAATTTAATTTTAAGCTGGGTCCTGAGCAACAGTATGTTTTAACAGCAGCCGGAACATATATAAAATACTGGGACGTTCATAAAGATATCGTTCTTTCCTTAGGGGGAAGTATTTATTATGGAAAGTTTATAGGCACATTCAGATATTTCCATAACATAAGTAAACCGGGAGATGTCCGTTCAACTTCGTATTTGATTAGTCTTGAATATGGAGCAGAAAAAAACCAATGGACATATCTAAATGTATCTTGGGGTAAACAGGCTTATCTTGCTACAAATCTCAGTAATCCGGAAGAGGTAAGAGAAAATTCAACTATTATTGGTATAGGTCATAGACATTGGCTAAACAATACTTTTGGTCTAATAGGAGAACTTGAGTATATGAGACTTGAAGATTCATATAACAAATATAGAATATCCGGAGGAGTTTTTATAGATTTTTAA
- the wecB gene encoding UDP-N-acetylglucosamine 2-epimerase (non-hydrolyzing) — MKIAVVFGTRPEAIKLAPVIKQLKEKFETVVINSGQHHNLVQQIVDFFHIDVDYDLRAYVTKDRTLPQLSSMLIENLDRVYSEVSPDFIIVQGDTMTTFTAAFVGFLHKKPVAHVEAGLRSFSKFAPFPEELMREMVGRLADLHFPPTKIDKKNLLRENIRPDRIFLVGNTVVDALKLGSSILDENQVFQELGEYGITSDILKNKRLILVTSHRRENIGEPLVRICQSIKHLAQKYPDFIFVWSMHPNPEVKKIVSNHMQIRPDNIYITKPVSYPTMIYLLNNAFLVLTDSGGLQEESASLGVPVLVLRTVTERSVVIDAGAGFLVDSDRDKIEYYFNRLVQDKEFYNEVSNKGKHLFGDGTAASRIRKLLEKNELQQFIKDYPLTEKMNLERIKEGIEII, encoded by the coding sequence ATGAAAATAGCTGTTGTTTTTGGAACGAGGCCTGAAGCTATAAAATTAGCCCCAGTTATTAAACAGTTAAAAGAAAAATTTGAAACTGTAGTTATAAATTCAGGACAACATCATAATCTTGTCCAGCAAATAGTAGATTTTTTCCATATTGATGTGGATTATGACTTAAGGGCTTATGTAACAAAGGATAGAACTCTTCCTCAATTATCGTCTATGCTTATTGAAAATCTGGATAGGGTTTATTCTGAAGTTTCTCCAGATTTTATCATTGTTCAGGGAGACACAATGACAACCTTTACTGCTGCTTTTGTAGGTTTTCTTCACAAAAAACCTGTTGCCCATGTGGAGGCAGGCCTTCGCAGTTTTAGTAAATTTGCTCCTTTCCCGGAAGAGTTAATGAGAGAAATGGTTGGGAGGCTTGCAGATTTGCATTTTCCTCCAACAAAAATAGATAAAAAAAATCTGCTCAGGGAGAATATAAGACCAGATAGAATTTTCCTTGTTGGTAATACGGTGGTTGATGCCCTTAAACTTGGTAGCTCTATTTTAGATGAAAACCAAGTATTTCAGGAACTTGGAGAATATGGAATTACATCAGATATTTTAAAAAATAAAAGATTAATTCTTGTAACTTCCCATAGGAGAGAAAATATCGGTGAACCGCTTGTTAGAATATGTCAGAGTATTAAACATTTAGCCCAAAAGTATCCGGACTTTATTTTTGTATGGTCTATGCATCCTAACCCTGAAGTCAAAAAAATAGTATCTAATCATATGCAAATCAGACCCGATAATATATATATAACTAAACCAGTTTCTTATCCTACTATGATTTATTTGCTTAATAATGCATTTTTGGTGCTTACAGATAGTGGAGGGTTACAAGAAGAAAGTGCCAGTTTAGGTGTTCCTGTGTTAGTTTTAAGAACTGTTACAGAAAGGTCAGTTGTGATAGATGCCGGGGCAGGTTTTCTTGTGGATAGTGACAGGGATAAGATTGAATATTACTTTAACAGGCTTGTTCAGGATAAAGAATTTTATAATGAAGTTTCAAACAAAGGTAAGCACCTTTTTGGAGATGGAACAGCAGCATCAAGGATAAGAAAGCTACTTGAAAAAAATGAACTTCAACAATTTATAAAAGATTATCCATTAACTGAGAAAATGAATTTAGAACGTATAAAGGAGGGCATAGAAATAATATGA
- a CDS encoding MBL fold metallo-hydrolase, translating into MIWNITGRKQKVKDYRLYKEYMLDESSEIYQKITAAIKENRDFIANLGHSTFLISYKGKKILTDPFLSPHIFGIKRQKPALRPDLVPQVDIILISHAHYDHLDMRTLRRLDRESIVIIPENTKPVLGRIHFKEIIELKHFETIQKEGIQITSLPVKHNKGRSILFPNTEVTSYLITIEDKTFYFGGDTAYFEGFKEYGKKFKIDIAFLPIGGYEPTLILHKVHMNPSEAVKAFLDLKAHFIVPIHYGTFHTIPKFVQVEAPLKHFKEEINRRNLNNKAIIIEPNNLFALT; encoded by the coding sequence ATGATATGGAACATTACTGGCAGGAAGCAAAAAGTAAAGGATTATAGGCTATATAAGGAATATATGCTTGATGAAAGTTCAGAGATATACCAGAAAATAACTGCAGCAATAAAAGAAAACAGAGATTTTATTGCAAATTTAGGGCATTCTACATTTTTAATCTCTTATAAAGGTAAAAAAATTCTGACTGACCCATTTTTAAGCCCCCATATATTTGGAATTAAAAGGCAAAAACCAGCTTTGAGACCTGACCTTGTGCCTCAAGTAGATATTATCCTGATATCCCATGCCCATTATGACCATCTTGATATGAGGACTTTAAGGAGATTAGACAGGGAAAGTATCGTGATTATTCCCGAAAACACAAAACCTGTGCTTGGAAGAATTCATTTCAAAGAAATCATAGAACTAAAACATTTTGAAACCATACAAAAAGAGGGAATACAGATAACCTCTTTACCTGTAAAACATAACAAAGGCCGTTCAATCTTATTCCCAAATACAGAAGTTACCAGTTATTTGATAACTATTGAGGATAAAACCTTTTATTTTGGGGGAGATACAGCTTATTTTGAAGGATTCAAAGAATATGGGAAAAAATTCAAAATTGACATAGCTTTCCTCCCGATAGGTGGTTATGAACCTACTCTTATTTTGCATAAAGTTCATATGAATCCTTCTGAAGCGGTAAAGGCATTTTTAGACCTTAAAGCTCACTTTATAGTCCCAATTCATTATGGGACTTTTCATACAATTCCTAAATTTGTTCAGGTGGAGGCACCTCTAAAACATTTTAAAGAAGAAATAAATAGACGAAATTTAAATAATAAAGCTATAATAATTGAACCGAATAATTTATTCGCATTAACTTAG
- the mazG gene encoding nucleoside triphosphate pyrophosphohydrolase — MECREEGKNFQRLVDIMARLRKECPWDREQTSQSIKNNLIEEAYELFEAIEKNDTDAMIEELGDLLLQVVFHAQIKKDEGKFDINDVINALIDKLIRRHPHVFGDQKYEDLEGEDHLKKWELIKQKEKKRESILEGIPARMPALMRAVKVQKRMSKVGFDWQNPQEVMEKVEEEFNELKEAKNPEEIKHELGDLLLTITNLARAYGIDPEEALHEATDRSIRRFNYIEKKAKEKNIDLKEMPLNDMEHYWQEAKSKGL, encoded by the coding sequence ATGGAGTGTAGAGAAGAAGGAAAAAATTTCCAGAGACTTGTTGATATAATGGCGAGACTCAGAAAAGAATGCCCATGGGATAGGGAGCAAACAAGTCAATCTATAAAAAACAACCTTATAGAAGAGGCTTATGAACTATTTGAAGCTATAGAAAAAAATGATACAGACGCTATGATTGAAGAGCTTGGAGACCTGCTTTTACAGGTGGTTTTCCATGCACAGATAAAAAAGGACGAAGGCAAATTTGATATAAATGATGTTATAAACGCATTGATTGATAAGCTTATAAGAAGACATCCCCATGTGTTTGGAGACCAGAAATATGAAGATTTAGAGGGTGAAGACCATCTCAAAAAATGGGAACTAATTAAACAGAAAGAGAAAAAAAGAGAATCCATTCTTGAAGGAATTCCTGCACGTATGCCTGCCCTTATGAGAGCGGTAAAAGTTCAAAAAAGAATGTCAAAAGTAGGTTTTGATTGGCAAAACCCTCAAGAAGTTATGGAAAAAGTTGAAGAGGAATTTAATGAACTGAAAGAAGCCAAAAATCCAGAAGAGATAAAACATGAACTTGGAGATTTACTGCTTACAATAACAAATCTGGCTAGGGCTTATGGAATAGACCCTGAAGAAGCATTACACGAAGCGACAGATAGAAGTATAAGAAGATTTAATTATATTGAGAAGAAAGCAAAAGAAAAAAATATTGACCTAAAGGAGATGCCGCTAAATGATATGGAACATTACTGGCAGGAAGCAAAAAGTAAAGGATTATAG
- the upp gene encoding uracil phosphoribosyltransferase yields MKNVIEVNHPLSKNLVTRLRDINTKPYNFREFISEIARILLFEALKNEPLVEKEIDIWIGKDKFPVLQEEKYVFIPILRAGLPMLDGILKVMPEAVSGFLAIKRNEETLESVLYYDRVPQLDGKTAIILDPMVATGGSLDYAIKVVKEKNPEKIISLNIIGAPEGLRRVSQNHPDVTIYIAQIDEKLNDKGYIIPGLGDAGDRAYNT; encoded by the coding sequence ATGAAAAATGTTATAGAAGTTAATCATCCTCTTTCAAAAAATCTGGTAACAAGGCTTAGGGATATTAACACAAAACCGTATAATTTCCGTGAGTTTATATCAGAAATTGCCAGAATTTTGTTATTTGAGGCATTAAAAAATGAACCTCTGGTAGAAAAAGAAATAGATATATGGATTGGAAAGGATAAATTTCCTGTGCTTCAGGAGGAAAAATATGTATTTATTCCTATTTTAAGGGCAGGTCTTCCTATGCTGGACGGGATTTTAAAGGTAATGCCCGAGGCTGTTTCAGGATTTCTGGCGATAAAAAGAAACGAGGAAACACTTGAAAGTGTTCTTTATTATGATCGTGTTCCTCAGCTTGATGGGAAAACAGCAATAATACTTGATCCTATGGTTGCTACAGGGGGTTCACTGGATTATGCAATAAAGGTAGTTAAAGAAAAAAATCCAGAAAAAATAATTTCCCTTAATATCATTGGTGCTCCTGAAGGATTACGAAGGGTATCACAAAACCATCCGGATGTAACTATTTACATAGCCCAGATAGATGAAAAACTAAATGATAAAGGATACATAATTCCTGGTCTTGGAGATGCTGGGGACAGGGCGTATAACACTTAA